A genomic region of Alicyclobacillus sp. SO9 contains the following coding sequences:
- a CDS encoding cysteine hydrolase family protein, giving the protein MKTAVLIVDGQVGLVDGMNVHAKDQVLHQIANVLTLAHQAGWEVIYIMDDDIGQGDATQSVIHPKITPAEADVVFHKTSTSAFFRTGLDEYLKSRGVEHVLIAGFKTEVCVDTTCRHAFSLGYHVTLVADAHSTSDRDELSATKIIQYHNANLHGLDNHEFVIEVQPLDDIKRRVVVSSN; this is encoded by the coding sequence TTGAAAACGGCAGTGTTAATTGTGGATGGTCAAGTAGGCTTAGTAGACGGCATGAATGTACATGCCAAGGATCAAGTGTTGCATCAGATTGCAAATGTTCTAACCTTAGCCCACCAAGCTGGGTGGGAAGTGATTTACATTATGGATGATGATATTGGTCAAGGAGACGCGACTCAGAGTGTCATTCATCCGAAAATTACACCAGCCGAAGCCGATGTAGTGTTTCATAAGACATCGACGAGCGCATTCTTTCGGACAGGGTTGGATGAGTATTTGAAGTCTCGCGGGGTGGAACATGTGCTTATAGCTGGCTTCAAGACGGAAGTTTGTGTGGACACTACCTGTCGACATGCATTTTCACTTGGCTACCATGTGACACTGGTCGCAGACGCACATTCCACATCGGATCGAGATGAACTATCTGCAACGAAGATTATTCAATACCACAACGCGAATCTTCATGGACTGGATAATCATGAGTTCGTGATTGAGGTTCAACCGTTAGACGACATAAAGAGACGAGTGGTAGTCAGTTCAAACTGA